In Shewanella sp. MR-4, the genomic stretch GGGGCTTGTCTCCCCAAGCCATGGCGAGCTATTTGTGCAGGGACAACCTCTGCATACTAAGCGACCTAACGCTAATCTGTCATTAGGCTATTTGCCTGAAAATGTGAGCTTTTATGACAATATGACGGCGCAGGAGATCTTAAGCTATTTTGCCAAACTTAAGGGGGTCGCCCCCAAGCGAGTATCCATTTTGCTGGAAGAATTCGGCCTAATGGCAGCCAAGGATAAACGCCTAAGCACCTTTTCCAAGGGGATGCGCCAACGCTTGGGATTAGCTCAGGCGGTATTAGCCGATCCTAAGGTGCTATTGCTGGATGAACCGACTGTGGGCTTAGATCCCCTCGCATCGGCATTTTTATATCAGAAAATGGCGCAACTGAAGGCGCAGGGCTGCGCCATCATCATCAGTACTCACGAGTTAGGATTAGTGCAAGATCAAATGGATAGTGCGCTGATCTTAGGCCAAGGTCGGCTGCTCGCCTCGGGCGATTTATCGCAGCTTAGGGCAATCAGCGCGCTGCCAAGTCAGCTAGAGTTGCACCGCGTTTCGCCGCTGCAATATCAGCAGCTAATGGCTCTGCCACTGTTCGCCTCAATGCGGAATCACTCAAGCGCAAACAGCGTGTGCTTTAGTGTGCCCGATGCGCTTAAGCCCAAGGTTATCGAGCAATTGCATCTCCTTAAAATTCATGAGTTTTCCATTGCTCCACCGAGCTTGCAGGATCTTTTCCATCACTTTATGGCAGGGCTGAATCGCTCTACTTCGTCAACCGCGTGCTCGGCGGTTGAAGACGAGCAAGATCAAAGGGAGTTAGTGGCATGAGTCAGATAAGTATCGAGCAAGGCTGTGCCCAATATTGTCCCCCACGGGCGCTAACACTGATTCAAGCCGTTGCAGTTAAAGAATTTAAGGACAATTTACGCAACCGTTGGCTGGGCTTGATGGCGGGTATCTTGTTGATTTTGTCCCTGTGCGTGAGTTTTATGGGCAGCGCCGTGTCGGGTACAGTGGTGCTGCTCGATAGCGTACAAATCTTCTCTGGCTTAGTCACGCTCGCGGTGTTTATCTTGCCCTTGGGGGCGATTTTACTCAGCTACGACAGTTTTGTCGGCGAGCGTGAGTCGGGCACGTTATTGCTGCTACTCACCTATCCCTTGGCCCGTTGGCAGTTGGTGTGTGGCAAGTTGCTCGGCCATGCCTATGTGATGATTGCAGCCTGTGTGATGGGGTTTGGCGCGACGGCATTGTTGCTACTGGCCTTTGTTGGCGGACACTCTAGATACGCCTTAGTCATAGGGTTTATCCACTTGATTAGCAGCGGTATTTTGCTGTCGCTGGTGTTTGTGCTTTTGGGTTATTGCGTGAGTCTGTGTGTTCGCGAAAAGGCCAAAGCCCTGGGCATATTACTGCTGCTGTGGTTTGTGTTGGTCTTGGTTTATGACTTAGTGCTACTCACGGCGCTGGTGAGTCTGGCGGAAGTGTTCAATCGCCAGCTATTTAACCTATTGATTTTAATTAATCCTACCGATCTTTTCCGTGCCTTGAACCTGCTGGCCAATCCCGCCGATACCCTGTCGGCTAAGAGTAGTCTCGCCCTGATTGCCCAAACGGGAATGGGGCCTGTGCTGATGTACGCCATGCTGGCGGCTTGGATAGGGCTGTTAGGATTACTAGCCTGCTGGATTTTTGCGAGGCAAGAGGTTTAGTTTTTTCTGCATTAGTTTAAATTTATGCTTTATAAACAATGGGTAAACTGAGTATAGGGTCACAGTATTTTATGTTGTTAAGAAGTAAAATAAACCCTCTTGATTTAGTAGCTAGGAATCACGGTTGCTCTCGGGTGAGACTGAGTTTCACTGTGTTTGCCCGTTGTTAGCGCAATCATAGTCTATTGTGTTGGCTTAGTTTGGGCGCTTAACATGCATAAAATCACTTCATACCTAATGTTAGATGAACAGGCCAAAGAGCTTGTTGACCTTGTTCATGGAACCCAGATCGGCCTGACTTTTTCAGAAACCGCCGTACTTGTATTGCTGTTATCTGCCCCGAACGCGATTTTTACCAAGGAAGAATTGCTGCAAGTCGGCTGGCCAGAACGTGTGGTCGCGCCTACCTCATTAACCCAGTGCATCAGTACCTTACGTAAAAAGTTAGAGCCTTATACCGAAGTGCAGCTCAAAACGGTGGCGCGCCGCGGTTATCAGTTGCATGTGTCCGAACAGTCCCATGTGAAGATGTTGGCAATTAACGATGCCGATGCGATCCGCGATGCCATTGTCGGTGTCTCGGCGTGGACGAAACTGGCAGGCATCGTCATGCTGGGGTTAATCCTTATCTCTGTGTGGTACTGGAGCGATCACCATGCCGTGGTCAAACAGGTCGCAAAATGGAACGCCGATAAATATATCAGCCTCAATATTGGCGGTACCTTGGGCACGGCACAGGTGCTGTATATCGACGACGAAGAACATTTACATCCCTCGTGGTGGCAAAAGCATCTAGCGCCAGAAGGTAACCATATCAGCGGCTTGCCTTATTTCAGCGCCTTCGCCGCAACGGATGGTAAAAACTATTCGATGGCTATTTGCCCCTCGCTCGATGCCAAGGATTGTAACGGCAAGGGCATCATCAATATCACCTCGATTGATGCAACGCCGGTGGGCCTTAACATGGCCGAGTTTATCCCGCTGAGTAAGACGATGGAGGAGCGTATTCGCTACAACCGCATCGTGCTGCCGATTGATGACAAGGGGGCGGGGGAGCTGCTGGAGCATAACTACCACGCGGATATATATTTCCCAGTGGCGGGCGAGCTGCTGGTGCGTACGGATCTCAGCATGTCGCTGGTGTACGAAGGGGAGAATCGGGGCAAGTTTTACTCCACCTCCTGCATTACCGATCAGGACTGTTTAACCACGCCGATTAAGTACACTATCCGTGGGGAGTTTGAGCAGTATCAAACGCAAATTGATGATCTGAATGTGGATGTATTCCATGTCAAAGTGTCGCAAAAAGAGCTCACCAAACCCGATGAGGTGAGTGGCTCTGCCATGCAGTTTTACCGCGCGATCCGTAAGCACGATATTCGCGATGAAGATCTGTTTTACTATCGGGTTTATCAAAATAAGGGCACGGCGGTGTGGATAGTCCCACAAATGGGACAACTGCTGGCCTGGACTCAGTACACTCAAGTCAAACTCTAACCTAGTGTGTTATGCAAACAGCCGATAGCCATCGGCTGTTTGGGTTTTTGCTAGCAGCATCTGTTTGTAGAGAGGTAGAGTGTATTAAAGACTTTGCATTAACTTTCTATCATAAAGCGTGAGTTTCTTTTACATCCCACCATATCGCCAGTTACACTGCCTCGCCATGCTGGAAAGCATTCGAATAGCCAAAATACCAAAAATACAAGAATAACAACGGAAGGAGTCTCTCATGTCGGACCGCCTGATCCCCGCCATATTACTGTCGACGACAGTACTGACAGGGTTAACTGCCTGTGGTGATAACACCAAGGAAACCGCCGCTGTCGCTAGCGACAATGCAGCAAAAGTACAAACCAGCGCAGCGCCTGCTGCCAGCCAAGCCGCCATGCCAATCGGCATTAACCTCGCGGCCATGTCGCCTAAGGTTAAACCCGGCGATGATTTTTATACTTACGCCAATGGCGAGTGGATGAAAACCACAGAGATCCCCGCCGATCGTTCAAGCACGGGTGCATTTCTAGTGGCTTTCCAAGAGACGGAAAAGCATAAAACCAGCCTGATCGCCGACTTGGTCAAGGCCGAACATGCTGCTGGCAGCGATGATGCGCGCATTGCCGATTTCTACAAGGCGTACACTAATACTGCGGCAATCGATGCGGCGGGCATGAAGCCAATGGAAGTCGATTTAGCCCGCTATCAAGCCATTGCGGATAAACACGCCCTATCTGCGGCGCTCGGTGCTAACCTGCGTGCCGATGTGGACCCTCTCAATGCCACCGACTTTTTCACCGAAAACCTCTTCGGTATTTTCGTGACTCAAGGTCTGGCGACGCCGGGTGAAGTGCTGCCTTACCTACTGCAAGGCGGTTTAGGTTTACCCGAGCGCGAATATTATCTGTCGGACGACCCTAAAATGGTCGAGATCCGCACCGCTTACCGTGCCTATATCGAGACCCTGCTGACCGATGCGGGTATCAGCGATGCAGCGGCCCGTGCCGATCGCATTTTTGCCCTCGAACACCAGATTGCTAGCGCCCACGCCAGCCGTGAAGACAGTGAAGATTTCACTAAGGCATCGGGTGTGTGGAGCCGCGCCGACTTTGACGCTAAAGCCCCAGGCATCGACTGGACAGCCTTTTTAGATGCCGCCCAGCTTGGCAAGCAAGACAGATTTGCCGCCTATCACGCCAGTGCTATTACTGGGCTGTCGGCGCTGGTGGCCTCTGAGCCGCTGGATGCGTGGAAAGACTGGTTGGTGTTCCACCATATCAACAGCCACGCCGATGTATTGCCATCGGCTATCGATAACGCCTCTTTTGCCTTTAACGGCACTAAGCTATCGGGCACCCCTGAACAGCGCAGCCGCGATAAACGCGCCTTGAGTGCCTTGGATGAATACCTAGGTGATGCCGTGGGCCGCGCCTATGCCGAGCATTATTTCCCTGCCTCGGCCAAGGCCGAAGTCAGCACTATGGTGGATAACATCGTCAGTGCCTTTGGTAAGCGTGTCGAAAAACTCGAGTGGATGGACCCTTCAACCAAGCAGGAGGCCCTAGCTAAGGTTGCGACCATCGCCGTTGGCGTGGGTTATCCCGATAAATGGCGCAATTACGATGCCTATGCGGTATCGCCAACCAATGCCTATGCCAATGTTATCAATGGTGAAAAGGTGGAATACGCCCATCAACTCGCCAAAATCGGCAAACCAATGGACAAGGGCGAGTGGTGGATGACGCCGCAAGTGGTTAACGCGGTTAACCTGCCAGTGCAAAACGCGCTTAACTTCCCAGCGGGGATTTTGCAGCCACCATTCTTCGATGCTAAGGCCGATGCGGCCTATAACTATGGCGCGATTGGCGCAGTGATTGGTCATGAGATCAGCCATAGCTTCGATAACAATGGCGCGGCGTTCGACTCGACTGGCGCTATGCGTAACTGGTGGACGCCAGCGGACTTTGCTCAGTTTGCTAAGCAGGGTGAGGCATTGGCGAAGCAGTTTGATAGCTATGCACCATTCCCGGATCTGCATGTCAACGGCAAGTTGACCTTAGGTGAAAACATTGCCGACGTGGCGGGCTTAGCGGCCGCACTCGATGCCTACCATGCTTCGCTTAACGGCAAACCTGCGCCAGTTATCGATGGCTTTAGTGGCGATCAACGCTTCTTTATCGGCTTCGCGCAAACGTGGGCGACTAAGATGCGTGACGAAGCCTTGCGTGCCCGCGTGGCGACCGATGGCCATGCCCCTGGCATGTACCGTGCGCTGACCGTGCGTAACTTAGACGCTTGGTACACAGCCTTTGATGTGAAGCCCGGCGATAAGCTGTACTTAGCCCCAGAGGATCGCGTGAAGATCTGGTAAGCGTAAGTCGATAAAAAGGGAACCCTAGGGTTCCCTTTTTTGTTAGCGATTTTGCAGCCGATTGTAGTCCAGCCAACCGCTCTCAATCGGGTGACTGTCGAAAAAGGCTTGGTTAAGTTTGTCACTAAAGGCCCAGAAACGCGGATCGGTGCGGCGCACTGCCGCCAAATCCAATAACGCCTCGTAGTCTTTTTCGGTTTGCATGCCTTCGACTTTAGCCACAACTTTGGCTAAGTCTTGCTCCTTAATATGCCAGAAGGCTTCGGGATAACTACCCAATAGCCCGCGCACTAGCGTGACATCATCCTTGGCGGGATCGCGGTTGCTTTCCTCACTGAATAGGCTCGAAATATTTCGATGGGCACTGTTACGTACTAAGGTAAAGATTTCCGCTTTGCCCGTTTTTTCAGGCTCAATCATGATCATCGTCAGCTCGGGCAAAAGGGTCGCTTGCGTGCCTTTGACTCTGCCTAGCGCCTGCAACAATGCCTTGCTGTTAGGTTGCAACTGACTGAGTGCGATTTGATAGCGTTGGGGCTGAACCTCGCCGACCTTAGCGGCCAACTTTTGGTAGAGTTCGGCTTTTAGATCGTCCGTGTAGTAGAGCACGCCCGTGGGCTGATTGAAGGTATTAATATCCCCCGCGATAAAGGCGGTCAACTGGGTGCCCGCATCCTGATACCAATCCTTAAACTGCTTACGGCGCTCCTCTTGGGGTAATAAGGTCAAGAAGTTAGACTCGCCCTCCATCCGTAAAAAATCCATATACAGGCGGGTGAGTAGCTGGTGGCCATAGTTGCCATACACATCGAAACCCGCGACCAAAAGGTAGTGAATACGCTCTAGCAGGGCATAGTCGATCACCCAAGCCGTCTTAGGGGATTCTCCCACTAACCCTTTCACCACAGTGGCATTATCGAAATGCCTAAATACCGTCAGGCTGGCATTATCATTGTTGCCGTCGCCATCCCATAGGCCGTCGATAGTGAGGTGGCGACCATTTTTAAACTTATGATTTAAAAACTGATTTCGTGCCCGCATATACTCGCCCTGTTTGGCGGCATATTTCACCCAGGTCACGGCAAGGGCGGTGCTTTCTTCCTCAGCAGGCATGCGTAGGTTCTCGATTTGGCCGTGGTAGAAGTCGGTAAAGTCGCTATCGTCCATATATTCTGGGGTGACAAAGTAAACCCAAAATCTATCGTTGATCACATTGAGGGCGACCTGACCACGGCAAACCGGCCCCTTGATAAAGCCCATAATAGTGTCTTGGGCGCGGGTAAGCATAAAGCGATAGCGCGAGCCTGCGGGCAGTTGAATAAAGGCCTCGAAAGGGTTGGCCGATACGCTCGGCGCATAGCTGGGCAGCGAGCTGACTTGGTATTGGGCGTCGATAAACCACTGCTGCCAGTTTTGCAGCACAGTGTTATTCAAGGCGTAGGGAATATGGGTCTTATCGACGATCGTGGCGTGATAGGGCTGAAAGCGGTAATACACCCGCGACACTTGCGGATCGTCGAAGGGACGGCGGCTGGCAATCAGATCAATCGGTTTGCCCGGCGGTGTGCGTGAGCGCACTAACTCGAAGTAAGCCGCAGGAGCATCGGCCGCGGTTAATGACTCAAAATACAGGTGGAAGGCAAATAAGTGCTCGTAAATATAACGGGCGCTCAGTTGCGCCTTGAGGCTGTCGGCATTTAAGAACTGCTCCCAACGAGCGATTTCTTGATTGAACTCGGCGCTAAGCGCGGGTGGCGTCGACAACACTGCGCCCTGTTCGAGCCATTGCATCAATACCTTATGTTCCTGCTGATTGAGCGCAGGTAAGCCGTAGGGCATACCCGCAAGCGGTTGGTATTGTTCGTATTTGTCCATTTCCTCAATGCTGGCGCATTGCTGAACCCGATCGAGGCTAAAGTCGAAGCTTTTATCGAGGTGTTTAGTGTCCGGCAGGGGATGGGCCTGTTTTAGCGTTAACATCCGCGCCAGCACTGAGGCCTGGGTATTGGCCAGCGGGGTCTGGGCGCGCTCATTGAGCACGGGATAAAACCCGCGTTCGCGCCATGCTTCAGGTGTGTGGGCATCGACAAATAACCGATTCGGCGTTGCCGCCATCAAACGGGTGCCCTGATAGACTTTTTCATTGTTCGCGCCCCGTTCAATGCCCTCACTGGAAGTCATTTTAAGCTGGCAGGGCGCATCGTAACAGGCATGGCAAACCACGCAGCGACTGTTGATGATAGGTTCAACAGTCGAGTGATAAGCCTTTGTTTGTGAAGTGAGTTCACTCTGGATTGGCCGATTGTCGGCCCGCGTCTGCGGCGAGCTTTTACCATAAAGACTGTCGAAATCCACCTGGGCAACGCTAGCACAACCCGAGGCCGCTAATACTATGGCTAAGAGCCAACGTTTCCAGATTGCGTTTATCGGATTCATATTCCACTCCTTTGCCTACACTGACCAGTCTTATCCATTTCTAACCTGCAATACTCTAGCAGAATAGTCCGAACAAGTTGAATTGACTGTGTATTTTTATGATTTTTCTAAACTCAACAGCGACGCCACCATATTCATCCCTCAGGATTAAATGTTTCAAATTGTTTAATTTGTGTTTTATCAAGGTTACATAATGGTACGCATTTTTTTGCGGATTTTTGTTATATCTAGTAGTGCACCTCTGTGCGCAAAAAAATAACTATATAATTCTAAAGGAAATGCTATGAACAATCTGCAGTTCAAACGTAGCGCTATCGCGAGCCTGACAGCGCTCTATGTTAGCGGTGCTTGTACGTTTGCATTGGCGGCACCTGGGATGGAGAAGGTCGCGGGGAGCAGTTTTTATACTCCGACTTTCACCGCTGAAGATGTCTTAAAAGTGACCAATGAACGTAAGGCCGAGCTGAGTGGTGACATTTATGTCGGCACGCCAGGACAGCTAAACCGCGTTAAAAAAGCCCGTACTCCTGAAGAGATTTTTCAGCCCGAAGCCAGTTCTCAGGGCGTGCAAACCTATATCGTTCAATTAGATGCTGAACCCCTTGCGACCTACGAGGGTGATATTCCTGGTTTTGCTGCCACTAAGGCACCGGTTAACCGTTCTATCATCGCTAAGGGCCGTGTCAGCGTAAATACAGCTGCGGCTCAGTCCTATAAGAGTTTCTTGTTAGGCAAGCAGGACAAGTTTGTTTCGCGCGTACGTCAAGCGGGCGTTAACCTTAAAATCAACAAGCAATTCACTATTGCCAGCAACGCATTAGTTGTTGAAATGACGCAGGAAGATGCGATTCGTATGTCGCATCAAGCGGGTGTGAAGCGTATTTCGCCTAACCGTATTTTTGAATTGCGCACCGACCGTGGTCCTGAATTTATTGGTGCCGATCAAATGTGGCAAGGCACCGCCACTCAAGGTGGGTTACCTGTTAAAGGTGAAGGCATGGTGGTCGGTATTATCGATACTGGTATCAACACCGACCATGTCGCCTTTGCAGATGATGAAGAATATGCACGCTTAAACCCATACAAAGGTCAGGCGATCGGCGATTGTGGCGCCTTCCCTGAACTGTGTAACAACAAGTTAGTCGGCCTGCATTCTTACCCTGAAATCACCGATGTGTATGCTGCCCCTGAGTTCCAAACTTCTAGCGGTGCGAAAAAACGCATCCGCCCAGCTAACGCTGAGGATTACGCGGGTCATGGTTCTCATACGGCGAGTACTGTTGCGGGTAACACCTTAAAAGATACACCACTGCAAGGTTTTACTGGCGATAAGGTCAGCGATGGTGTGGATGTACCTTTTACCTTCCCTCAGACCAGTGGTGTCGCGCCGCGTGCCCACATTATTGCCTACCAAGTGTGCTGGCCGGGCAGCAGTGGCGACCCTTATGCGGGCTGCCCTGAATCAGCCATTTTATCGGCATTTGAAGATGCGATTGCCGATGGTGTCGATGCGATTAACTTCTCTATCGGTGGCGCCGAAAACATGCCTTGGGGTGACCCAATGGAGCTGGCTTTCCTGTCTGCGCGCGAAGCGGGGATTTCAGTGGCCGCGGCCGCGGGTAATAGCGGAGCCTTTTGGACTGCAGACCACTCTTCACCTTGGGTAACTACGGTTGGAGCCTCGACTCATGACCGTAAACTCAAGGCAGGTATTAAGAGCATTACTGCCTTTGAAGGTACGGGTAAACCAACAACGGCGATTCAAGGGACTAGCTTCTCAGGTTCTATTACGGGTGAAGTGGTATTGGCGGAGAAATATGCCGATCCCAACCCTAATGACAGCTACAAAGCGGCAAGCTGTAACGTGCCTTTCCCTGCGGGTACCTTTACTTCGGATCAGATAGTCGTCTGTGAGCGTGGCGATATTGCCCGTATCGAAAAAGCGAAAAACGTGGCAGCGGGTGGCGCGGGTGGTGTGATCCTGCAAAACATGAGCTCTTCAGTGGATAACCTCGAAGCGGATATGTACGTGATCCCGGGGATCCAGGTGAAGTATACCGATCGCCTTAAAATCCGTAACTGGGTACTTAAAAATCCAGGTACGGCGCGAGCGACTATTACTGACTTTACTAACGACTATAGTTTCGACGCGTCAGCGGGTAATAACCTAGCGACATTCAGCTCCTTAGGCCCAAGTAAAACCAACAACACCTTAGTGCCAGATTTAACGGCGCCGGGTGTGGATATTTACGCGGCCAACGCGGACGATCAGCCGTTTACCAATAATCCGAGTGCGTCTGACTGGACCTTTATGAGCGGTACCTCAATGGCGGCACCGCATGTCACGGGGGCTATGACCCTGCTGACTCAGTTGCACCCCGATTGGACGCCCGCTGAAATCCAGTCTGCACTCATGCTTACCGCAGGCCCTGTGGTATTAAATACCGGTTATGAGCTCATCGAGCCTTACTACAACTTTATGGCGGGTGCGGGTGCGATCAACGTAGCTCGCGCAGCGGATACTGGGTTAGTGATGGATGAAACCATCGAAAACTACCGTAATGCCGATCCGACCAACGGTGGTGTAGTGAACTGGTTGAACTTACCTTCCATGGTTGAAATGGAATGTGAAAAAACCTGTAGCTGGATGCGTACCGTTAAGGCGACCCGTGATGGCACTTGGACAGTCGAAGGTGTAGGTAAAGAAGAAGGTTTTGAAGTTTCTGTATCGCCAGCTTCCTTCAGCCTTAAGGCGGGTGAGTCGCAAAGCATTATTATCACTGCTAAAACGCCAAATCTTATCGAGCATAAGGTTGAGCCTGAAGATGGTTCATCGCCATGGAGTGCAGTGCTCAATCAGAACACTTTCTTCAATGGTCAAGTACTGTTAAAAGAAGTTAATAGCAGCTCTCCTGATGTACATATGCCTGTGGTTGTGGCGAGTGTTGCCGAGCAATTACCGATCTCGCACCGCTTTGAAATCTCTCGCGATCAAGGTACCGAGTCTTTGGTGGTTAACACGGATTCATACAGCCAACTGACACCACGTTTCTATGGCCCTGTGAAGCCAGAAATTGCCTCCAGCAAGTTAACGGCTGTGAGCGCTATCTTAAGCAAAGCGAACATAGATAAGGGTTGGGATATTCGTCCGCTCGTGGTGCCAGAAGGTACTAAACGTCTCGTGGTTGAAGTTCAAAAGGCCGAACAGGTATCGACGCTCGAAAACCTAAACCCACGTTATACCCAACTTCACCCCTTTATCATGGTGGGTCTGGATAAGAACGGCAGTAATACCTTTGTGCCAGAGGGAGATAGCCCAACGAGTTCTGAGATCAGAGCGGAATATATCGATGAGTTGATGTGTATCTCAACTAGCCAGTCCGAGCATAACTACTGTAGCTTTGAGAGCCCAACCCCAGGCACTTACTGGATTGCAACCGCTATGGCCTATGCATCTGGTCAAGGTGATGTTGCCATCGAAACGGGATATGCCCTAGTGATGGAAAACGATGACAAGGGCTACCTGAGCATGTCAGGCCCTGCATCTCACGACGGTAATGGTAACTATGAGATTGGCCTTAACTGGAACATTCCTGAAACCAAAGCTGGCGATGTTTACTACGGTGGATTCGACCTTGGCAATATGCCAGGTGCCGAAGGCACATTAGGCTTTACCGCGCTGGACATTCGTCGTGCCGACGATGCGGTAACTTGGTCTGTGAGCCAAGATAAGGCCCGTAGCATGGATGTGATCGATGTTAAGCTCAACATTGCGCCTAACTTAGAGACACAGGATCGTAACTATAAGTTCGAAATGAAGCTGCCGGAAGGTATGC encodes the following:
- a CDS encoding S8 family serine peptidase — its product is MNNLQFKRSAIASLTALYVSGACTFALAAPGMEKVAGSSFYTPTFTAEDVLKVTNERKAELSGDIYVGTPGQLNRVKKARTPEEIFQPEASSQGVQTYIVQLDAEPLATYEGDIPGFAATKAPVNRSIIAKGRVSVNTAAAQSYKSFLLGKQDKFVSRVRQAGVNLKINKQFTIASNALVVEMTQEDAIRMSHQAGVKRISPNRIFELRTDRGPEFIGADQMWQGTATQGGLPVKGEGMVVGIIDTGINTDHVAFADDEEYARLNPYKGQAIGDCGAFPELCNNKLVGLHSYPEITDVYAAPEFQTSSGAKKRIRPANAEDYAGHGSHTASTVAGNTLKDTPLQGFTGDKVSDGVDVPFTFPQTSGVAPRAHIIAYQVCWPGSSGDPYAGCPESAILSAFEDAIADGVDAINFSIGGAENMPWGDPMELAFLSAREAGISVAAAAGNSGAFWTADHSSPWVTTVGASTHDRKLKAGIKSITAFEGTGKPTTAIQGTSFSGSITGEVVLAEKYADPNPNDSYKAASCNVPFPAGTFTSDQIVVCERGDIARIEKAKNVAAGGAGGVILQNMSSSVDNLEADMYVIPGIQVKYTDRLKIRNWVLKNPGTARATITDFTNDYSFDASAGNNLATFSSLGPSKTNNTLVPDLTAPGVDIYAANADDQPFTNNPSASDWTFMSGTSMAAPHVTGAMTLLTQLHPDWTPAEIQSALMLTAGPVVLNTGYELIEPYYNFMAGAGAINVARAADTGLVMDETIENYRNADPTNGGVVNWLNLPSMVEMECEKTCSWMRTVKATRDGTWTVEGVGKEEGFEVSVSPASFSLKAGESQSIIITAKTPNLIEHKVEPEDGSSPWSAVLNQNTFFNGQVLLKEVNSSSPDVHMPVVVASVAEQLPISHRFEISRDQGTESLVVNTDSYSQLTPRFYGPVKPEIASSKLTAVSAILSKANIDKGWDIRPLVVPEGTKRLVVEVQKAEQVSTLENLNPRYTQLHPFIMVGLDKNGSNTFVPEGDSPTSSEIRAEYIDELMCISTSQSEHNYCSFESPTPGTYWIATAMAYASGQGDVAIETGYALVMENDDKGYLSMSGPASHDGNGNYEIGLNWNIPETKAGDVYYGGFDLGNMPGAEGTLGFTALDIRRADDAVTWSVSQDKARSMDVIDVKLNIAPNLETQDRNYKFEMKLPEGMRLATGTIKTNNDEVATAIVADEHTLTLSGLQLSTRNVEREYKVSTNLTDKMCHTPIIDEYSKGGYIDLWGEFRIQPNADWFVGDFNNAFDVPINWLFYKQDAKFEVYNQPNAGYMRMHTVGALQFNTGYWYMSQHRGPGFLNEALAPFWRGTFTSKYRRDPSSPWGLTIASQYAAERPDLGDLLFLEFDNVTDTKTGEEFDFETILRSGIDDRPGQFEIIYAYSNLGENVAKGAVFVEGFDSPWSKTVGPKNGTLYEVLGFDDLDEKLQNDLVVCYDYVGPEQSRMEVSFKVAVQPEATGKTLDLELNYDLEGATPTSLVHTVAVNGNIKLVPIANQVVAENTRLEGLSVSYVDANKVPNTVEVSGEHISAEINGNDFTLIPEANFHGDTLVTVTIRDNEIGSDAASTSFMLTVESDGVEPPPVTPVTPDKPEPESSSGGALGWSLLSLLSMAFIRRAKKATRA